The nucleotide sequence AAACCAGCCACGAATGCAGTGAAAAGGAGCTGCCCTGGCTGATTTTCTTCTCCCGCGCTTTACACAAGTTCTGTCTTGTAACATGATAAGCGCCAGTCAAAATTCGTTCCGGACCTCATTTTCTCGACTTCACACCACAGGCACATCATGAGCAAACGCGTTCGCTGGGGCATTTTGAGCACCGCAAAAATCGGCACTGTCCAGGTCATTCCCGCCATGCAGCAAGGCGCGTTCTGCGAGATCGTCGCGCTGGCTTCCCGCAAGCGGGAACTGGCGGAAACCGTCGCCAGCGAACTGGGCATCCCGCGTGCCTACGGCTCTTATGAAGAACTGCTGGCTGACCCGGAAATCGACGCCATCTATAATCCACTGCCCAATCACCTGCATGTCCCCTGGTCGATAAAAGCCATCGAAGCCGGCAAACACGTGTTATGCGAGAAACCGATCGGGCTCTCTTCTGCCGAAGGCCAGCAACTGCTCGACTGCGCGACTGCTCATCCGGAAATCAAGGTGATGGAAGCCTTCATGTACCGCCATCATCCGCAATGGCAGCTGACGAAAAAACTGATACAGGAAGGAGCAATCGGCGACCTGCGCACGATCCAGTCTTTCTTCTCCTACTTCAACGACGACCCGGGCAACATCCGCAATCAGCGCGACATCGGAGGCGGCGGACTGATGGATATTGGCTGTTACCCGATTTCCCTCTCGCGCTTTATCTTTGCTGCGGAACCACAGCGGGTTTCCGGCATTGTGGAGTTCGACGAGCAACTGGGCACAGACCGCCTGGCATCTGCCACGCTGGATTTTGGCAGAGGGACCGCCACGTTCACCTGCTCGACACAGCTCAACCCCTATCAACGGGTCCACATTCATGGCACGACGGGGCGGATCGAGATTGAAATCCCGTTCAACGCCCCCATCGACCGTCCCTGTAAAATCTGGCATCAGACAGGGACGGATATCAAAGAGATCGAACTGGAAATCTGCAGCCAGTATACGATCCAGGGCGATCTGTTTTCGCAGGCGATCCTCAATTCATCACCGGTGCCGACTCTGTTGCCGGATGCCATCGCGAATATGAAAGTCATCGAGGCAGTACTGGAAAGCAATCGCAGTGGTTCCTGGATTTCAATATAAGCGATATCCAGAATGCCGCACTACATGACAAGCCGCGCGCACTGAGTACCTTCGAGGCCATTGCTTCATTCTTAAAACACCAGATTATTCCCGATCTCTGCGGATCGCGGGTCTGTTATGAACGGGGCGCCAGCACCATGATCATATTTCGTCCACTGGCCATCGTTGCGGCCTGCTCTACTTTGGCAATTTCGGAAAGCTGTTCCTGGATATCACCCAGGATGGTTCGACCAAGTTCATGGTGCGCGTTTTCGCGTCCCCGGAACATGATATTGAATTTGACCTTATCTTTCTGTTCCAGAAATTTGCGGGCACTTTTCAGTTTGAACTCAATATCGTGCTTCCCGATTTTCGGACGCATCCGAATTTCTTTCAGCTGCACCTGATGCTGTTTGGTATTTTTGCTGGTCTTCTTTTTACGCTCGTACTTCAGCTTACCATAATCCATAATCCGACAGACCGGGGGTTTGGCATCTGAGGCAACTTCAACCAGATCCAGGTTGGCCTCCATTGCTAACCTTAAAGCTTCAGCGGTAGGAATCACCCCTAACTGCTCCCCGTCTTGATCAATGACCCGTACCGGACTGATCCGAATCTGGTCATTAAGTCTCTGCGTTGTTTCGATTGCTTGTTTCTCCTTGTAATGAAAAAAAACCGGGTTCCGTGTCTCGAGGGTAAATTCACCTGAACTCGCGACACACGCCTTCTAGAGCGCATCACATTTAACCACAGCGTCTCTCAATCTATTATACTCGGCCCAAATGGACCTGGAGACGCGACAGTCAAACTGGACACAGTCTATTATAGCTCGTATGAAAAAAAGAACATCTCAAATGAGATGCTTTGATCACCAGCTCGTATCAAAATCAAAAACTGCCTTAACTATACTGTTCCATCTTAAGTTATATCAATACCGGTAAAGGGGCAAGTTACACTGATACACTATTTTTAGTGAAAATCTCAGGATTCACACAAACTTCCCGATTTACCAGGGTGAACAGATTGGGATAAAACCACGAAAATATGCCGCACTTTGCTCGACAGTTTGATCCGACCCGATTTGATCAAAGCGTATTTCGCTCTGTGAAATCCGGTCCTGCAGGCACGCGAGACACAAAAGGAATGCTGGACAGTGATCAGTTCGACTCTTTCAATGGAAATCGTTTCACTTCACCAGAAAAATCATTCAAATTTCGCTGTTTTGCCTCAGGAATGGGTACTGGTTCCCAGCGTGGCCCTGCGTTCCGGTAATTTTTAAAAGGATCCTGACTGCCAGAATGCTCTTTCAGGGGAAACTTCAGAGTCTGATTCTGCCGGGCAGATCGCAGTGTGGGTGTCGTATCAGGCACCACGCTTAAAGGCACACCTGCCTCAGGCTGGTTCTGAGTCGGTAGTCGTACGGCTCCCTCCTGCGGTTCTGTCGCTGTGAGAGCACTGGATCCGGCTGCACTCGCATTCGGCTGCAATCCCGATTCCGGACCAGGGGGAACCATGGATTGAGGTGTAAAATAGACCTCGCTTTCATTCTCCCGAACAGTTCCTTCCAGATTCTGAATGCTTTTTTCTGCACCGGGACCCTCATCAAAATCGATGGCTTGAATGAATTCCGGATTTCCTGACGTCCCCTGCGTTACGCCGGGAACAGGGGGAGGTGTGAAGTTGTCGGTCACTGGTTCCGGAGTCGGCTCTACTGTTTGCGGAGTCGGCTGCATCGGTTCTGTCGGCACTTCGCCGGGGGTCAACAATTGTGGATAAACACCCTGGGAGAGTGCACCCGTGTATTCAGGGGCATCCGCAATTTTCCGGACATGGCCTCGCAGACGTTCGCGTTCGGCGGCATCCATGTAGGCTTTTTCCGGCCAGCCCCCTTCGGCAAGATAAATATTGTTGTATGCCAGTAGAGAACCTTTTTCAAACTGGACGTTCTTGATGGCCAGTGAATATTCCACCAGCGAGCGGTAATAGCTGCCATCTGCTTCAGCCTGGCGGCGTTGCGCTTCAAGCAGCAGATCCAGTGTCGCATTATCAGATTCATAGGCAGCCTCAACGGCGGCAACTTCCTGACGCGCGGCATGACGACGGTTAAACGTGGTTTGCAAAACCGCGTAGGCACGATCCACATCGGAAATGGCGTTGCTTAAACTTTGTACGATGGCGCGTTCCTGTTCATGCAGAATCGCACGATCGCGGGCCAGCATCAGTTCAGCCTGTCGCATGGCGGCATGTGCCTGTCGTTTTCCCAGCGGGACAGACAGTTCAATCCCCATCTGCCATTCCTGCAGATTACCATCGAACAGAGAATTCAAGGCACCATCAAACTCACCTACGTTCGAACCCTCAGCCAGGAAGTTTTTACCAAATCCGCGCCAACGATAGCGACCGATCAGGTCCAGTTCCGGTTTCAGGAAGTTCTTGTTGGCTTCCAGTTCGAGTTCACGTTTTTTGATCTGCCAGCGTTGACGGCGAATTTCCGGACGACGCTCCAGGGATTCAACCAGCGTTTCTTCCCAGTTGAATTCGACCTTGGCCAGCGAAGGTTCATCCGCCGGTCGGATTAAACGTCCATCGTTAATCGGAAGCCCCATCAGCATGCGCAGACGACGTTCCGCAATATAGACACCATGGTTACTTTGAAAAGTACCCCCCTGGCTGCCATTATTCGTATGGGTTCCATTCAACAGTCGACCACTCAAGGCGTTTTCGACTTCAGCCTGGTAGCGGAAATACTGTTCGCGGGCCTGTGCTTCTTTTTCTGCTTCGCCGCCACGACGACCATTCACATACAACGCATGTATCCGACGCCAGGTTTCCAGCGCAGAATCACGGGCCATGATCTTGGCATCCAGATCACGATATCCGAAGTATAAATCCCAGTATGCGTTCTCTACATCACTCACCATATCGCGCACGGCGATTTCAAATTCTCCGAGGCTGATATCGGTATTAATGCGGGCGATAATCACACCATTGATCACACCCGGTGTGCCACTGGGACCTGCTATCTGGTTGAAACTGATTCCGCCCCCCTGCATCAGCGGGTGACGAAATTCCATTTCGATATTGTTCTGGTAGGCATGGGGAAACTGGTTACCAGGTGAATTGTTGGCATCGTAGTCAATGTAATCACGCAGAGTAAACTCGGTTCCGGTCATCGCACGTTTGGTCAACTGTGCCTGGACCACCATCGCGTCCTGTCGCAACAGTCGCGTTCCACCGCCGAAGAAGACGTTGTTTAATGCTTTATCATTTTTCTCGAAGTATGTACTCGCAGACAACGTGGTATCGTAGGCGCTCAACGCACCGGGAACACCATAACGGGGATCTGCTTCCGTAATCGCGGCATCGTATTTGGTATGAACCCCAGCGGGTGTATTCAATGCCACACCGCCGACATCACCCAGAACCTTTGAACTCTGCAACGCCATTTTGACTGCTTCCTGCAGAGACAGATCCCAATACTCAGGAGTACCAGGACTGGAAACAGTCGCGGGCATCTGTGTGCCTATCGTATCACCCTCATCAATGTCTTCCACATTCGGATACTCAATCTGAGTCAAGGCGCGCTGATACGTCTCATCGCTTTCCACAAACTCTTCCTGAAATGAGTTGCTCAGAAAACGACTGCACCCTGGGCCCAGCAACAGCACTACTGCAGCAAACAGAAGTATTATCCGGGCTTTGAAAAAGTTCATCGATTTTCCCTGGTCATAGGGGACCATTGATTATGAAGGCTAATCTCTCTCTCCACTCATCGGCACAGAAACACCTCCTCCCAAAGCGAATTTTCAGCATATTCGGAATATTCATCATAATCGGATTATCCGAAAGGCCGGCCACACCCACGCAATCACCCCTAGCACCCCAATTTGACAGGTGTTTTCATCACGCTTGTTCTGGAACCTGAACCAATCAGCGAAACTGCGCAACGATTTAAAGTTGTACACTAAATACTTTGGTGCGCCTGACTGCTTTTATAGAGAGAAGCAGAGTAGATCACGGTTTGCTGTGATAGGATGAAAACAACAGCGGGATCAGACCGACGCGGTTTGGCACTGATCGTAAAACAACTTCCCCTGACTCCCCACTTTAGCAGAACGCATGACGACTGAAGAATCTTCTTCAATTGAGAACCTCTGGCAGGAGATTGAAGAGCTGGTACTGGGACTGGCTCAACTCGCGCGCACGGATCTTTCGAGTCAGAAATTTTATTCAGAACTCCTGGATCGCGCTGTTCGTGGAATGTCTGCGCAGGGAGGTGTGCTCTGGGTAACTGACGCTGCGGGCCAACTGGTAGTACAACAACAGCGGGGCGCGCATCCGGAAACGAATGTCGGGGCGTCTCTGAATGAACAGGATATCGAACAGCATCGCCTGTTGCTGCGGGAAGCATTACACGAACGGCGCCCCCACACAATCGAGCCACACGGACGCTGGTCAGAGCAGCATCGGGGCGTCAATCCCCTGGATGAAAATCTGATTCTGTGCCCGGTCGCCATCGAAGCCCACCCGACTCCGCAGGTGGGGCTACTGGAAATCATACATCATCCTCCCCGCTCTTTTTCTGCGCAGGAAGGGTATGTCCGATTCATCAGCGCATTGTGTGAAATCTCTGAGGATTTCTGCCAGCACAGTCAGTTGCAGAAGCTGCGCGAACTGGAAGCGCTCTGGGAACAGTTTGAACGATTCTCCGAACACGTGCATTTGCACCTGAATACAGAGCAGACCGCGTTCATCATTGCCAATGAAGGGCGGATACTGATCGACTGCGACCGCCTGTCCGTTTTACAGAAAACCGGCAAGACATTTCAGCTGATTGCTGCCAGCGGAGTGGAAGGCATCGAACGCCGCTCGGAAACCGTCCAGCGACTGGAATCCCTGGTCACTGCGATTCAGTCCCTGAACCGTCCTTATTGGATCATGGAGGCCGAGGAAAAATACCCGCCCCAGATCGCAGAACCACTGCATGCATACCTGGATCTCGCCGGATCCCGGGCTCTGATGATTTTCCCGCTTTCACATATTATCCAGGAAACAACGGGCGATACTGACAGCGATGTCGCTGAAAGCCACTTGACCGTCGGGGCAATTGTGATCGAACAATTCCACGAAACTCCCTCCAGCCACACCATTCTGGAACGGGGGCTGGCGGTCTCTCGCCATGGCGGTACCGCTTTGTTTAATTCACTGCAGTTTGAGAGTTTTCCGTTTTTCCCTCTTCTGAAACACTGGTCGTATTCCCCGCTCCGAAAAAAACAGCTGACGGGCCGCAAACTGCTGACAGCGGCGTTGATCCTGGCTGCCCTCTCCGCGCTTCTGATTCTGACACCGGCCGACTTCAAAATTGAAGGGACGGGAAGCCTGCAACCCGTCGACCAGCAGAATGTCTTTGCCACAGCAGACGGCGTTGTGGATCAGATCCTGGTTCGGCAGGGAGAACAGGTTTCCGCAGAGACGACACTGATTACACTGCGCGACTCCGATCTGGAACTGGATTCCAGCCGGGTGCGTGGCGAAATCCAGACCTCGCTGAAAAGGCTGGCGGTCATCCAGGCCGCACGCCTGGGACTGAACCCGACCGATGCGAACGCACTGCAACAGGCCAATCGCCTGACGGCCGAGGAGGAAGAACTTAACGAACGCCTTAAAAGTCTGAACGAACAGGCGACGCTGCTGAAAAATCAGCAGGATGCACTCACGCTCAAGAGCCCGATCACCGGTGAAGTCCTTACCTGGGACCTGCAGGAGAAACTGCTCGCACGCCCGGTGCAACGCGGACAACGACTGTTGACCGTCGCCGACCTGAAAGGCCCCTGGGTCTTGAAAATGGAAGTCCCCGATTCCGAAATTGGACATGTGCTGGCAGCACAACGGGAGAACAAACAACCTTTGTCCGTCTCATTCCTGCTGCTGACCGATCCCGATCAGACCTACCAGGGAACGATTGAAAAAATCGCTGCAATCGCAGAACCTGACGCGGATGGCAAACCGGTTGTGCAGATCACGGTCCAGCTGGATCATGAAACCATCAAAGGACTCCGCCCCGGCGCTTCGGTCCTCCCCCAGATCGACTGTGGCACGCGCTCTCTGGGTTACGTCTGGCTCAGGCGACTGTTGGAAGCGGTCCAGCGTGAACTCTTTTTCTTTTAACGGGAAGCACTTTATTTGAGCGGATTCTCGTACCAGAACACTCCTAAACCTTTCTTCTGATCCCGTTCTTCACAGGAGAGCACATCCAGATCACCGTCCGCATCCAGATCGAGCAACTCGATGCGATCGTACTTGATTCCTCGGGGGCCACTGATTTCCTGTGGTTCCCAGCGGAACTGATTCCCATCGCGGGCGCCTCGCATCCAGACCACTCCTGATTTGGGTGGCTCTGCATGTTCGCAGCTGAGCACCAGATCCAGCAGACCATCTCCGTCCAGATCACCTGCCGCCACTCCTTTTCCGCTACCTGTATTGCCTGGAAAAGGAATGACCTGTTTTTCCCATTTCTGACCGCCCGTATCCAATCGACGAAACCAGAGCACTTCATCCGGTGCGCGTGTGACAACCAGAATGTCCTGCAGACCATCCTGATCCAGGTCAACCAGATGCGCGAACATCACTTCCCGATCCTGACCGCCAACCCAGTGATTTTTCCACGGTTTACCCATGATCGCAATGGGGCCTCCCGGATTTTCCAGCCAGCGACAGCCACGCAGTTTTCCCTTACGATCTGTTGTCAGCAGATCCTGATCTCCGTCTCCATCCATGTCGATTGCAAACAGAGACATGATCCAGCCTGCCTGTGAAAGAGTGATCCACTCGTACGTTGACAGATCGCGCGTGTCGGATTTTGACATAAACCAGCCAATTTCTGCCCCCGGCCCTTTGCCAGCTGCTACCAGTTCTTCTCCCCCACGCGAATCGAGACCAATCTTCGCGGGAACGGCAAACATCCACATCATCCGATCCTTTGATGCGGGCAGCACTTCCTGCTTCCACGAATTTTCGAACGGCTTCTCAGCCGGAGGCCAGTGCACGTAAATCGCACGCGTTTTCCCTTCGCAGCAGCTGACGACCGCCTTTCTCACGTGTTGCCGATCCAGATCAATCCAGGCGGCATCTTCTACCTGTCGAGTTTTTCCCAATGTGACTGCCGGCCAGAGTTTTTTCACCTGGGCAGGACCCGGATTGCGATAGATGCGGGTGATGCCTCCTTCTTCCCAGCCGGTCGTAATGTCGGGCAATCCGTCCCCGTCCGCATCAAACAGCTTCACGCCATCTGCTCCACGGGAAGACTGGTCTATTATATGACACTGCCAGGGAGCTCCCCGCTCCGCTGCTTCACCAGCCGCATATTCGCTGGAGAGAAACGTCGGGATCAACGCGATAGACAGAATCGTATTTGCAAACGTGCGCATGAAAATCTCCTGAAACCGGATGTGGCATTTTCTTCACCACCAGTATCACAGTCTCTTTCCCGGATCGCAAGAACCCTTCGTATCGCAAGGGATATTCCGCGAATTTGAGTCCCTCCGGCTCGAAATTCTCTGCAGACATTTACTCGTTTCCCCCTGTTTTTCAGGGGTTAAGTATACTGCCTGCCTGCATCACAGGGATAACCAGATCATTCGGAATAATCGATAAAGTTTCTCTTCAAAGATAGCCGATCATCCTTAGGTACAGGCGATTGTACGACCGGCGATGCGAGCCATCACTGGTACTATTGTGACACAGGATGGTCACATTCAAATGGGGGAGGAAACTGAGAATGCGCGCAGCTTTTGTCTGCATAGTCATGATTCAGCCGCTGATAGTATGCTCGGGCTGCCAGTGTTTCAAGGCCAGCAATGCGTACTATAACCTGATCGATGACATCAGCGATACACAGCTTTATGCAGACCGCTTCTATCGTCCCACCTGGGACCTGACGCGTATTGGCAAGCCAGACTGGTGCCAGTCTCGCTTCAACCGCTGGTGGTGTAAATGCTGCGATGACTGTCAGCCACAACACTATATCAGCGACACTCCAATCACCGATTACAGCAGCTCGCAGTCTTATGACGGCGAAGCTGTGGATGACCTGGTTCCTCTTCCCGAACCTTCCCTTTTTGTGCCCCCTGATCCGTTTCCCGATGAAACGGGTTTGGAGTCTGAACTCAAGGAGCCCGGCCCGGCGCTGGCACCTCCCGTGAATGCACCTCCAAACTGACTGCCACACAGACAGACGGGCATAAAACCAGACAACACAAGTTGAACGCGGAAAGAAAACAGGTTCTCACATGACGAAGATGAGCATGACAAAATTCATTCAGAAAATGACGATTCTGGTGATCGCTGTCACAAGTAGCGTAGCGGTCCCTGTCACCTCTGTTTCTGCACAACAACCACAGTCTAACGAACGCGATGGCCAGAGCCCGGCCCTGACGAAGTCGGCTGCCGATCAATATCTTTTACGAGACGATGATCGGCAGCTGACTGAATTCCAACAGAAAAATCAACATGTCGATCAGGAAATCCGCATTCCTGATGAAGAAGAACTGATCACCTTACTCACGAAAGGTTCTTCGTCCCGCTCCTCGAGAAAAGAGTGCCTGTCACAGATTCCGCTGGATCAAATGACGCAGGCTAACCGCACAAATGCCGAGCACGTGTTGAAAGATCTCAGCATGTTTCGCGTGCTGCCGAAAATTCACCTCGACGTCAATCATTCGGCCTATGCCTTTTTCATCGCACACCCGGATGTGGTTGTCAGTATCTGGCGTGAAATGAAACTGTCCGAGTTCCAGATGTGGCAGACCGGCCCTTATTCCTATGAAGTCGATGCCGGCGATGGCACGGTGGGAACCCTGGACGTGATTCATCAGACCCCGAAAGAGACGATTGTGCTCTGCTCGGGCGTCTACAAAAGTCCGCTGCTGGCCAAACCGATCTCGGCCAAAGCCCTGCTGCATCTGCAGACCGAATATTTTCCCGGCCAAGACAAGAAGATTGATTCGATCTCACACCAGGTATCGATGTACGTCTCCTTTCCTTCACAGACCGTCGAGATGGCTGCCAAGATCCTGGCGCCGGTCAGCAATGCAATCCTGGACCGCAACTTCAAAGAAGTCTCGATCTTCATGCATATGATGTCCCTGGCGATGGAGCGTCAGCCCGGCTGGGTGGAACGGATTGCCGGTCAACTGGAAGGGGTGCTGCCGGTCCGCCGTCCGCAACTGCTGAAAGTCGCTGCCCGGGTCTATATCGATGCCAAACAGCGGGAAGCAGCAGCGGCTGCACAAAAAGGCGAAGCGCCGAGTCGGTTCGTGCCACCCAAGCCCATCGATGTCATCTCGCAGACCGGAAACCAGGTACCGCGACCGCTGCCACGTAATCTTAAAGTACAGCCGGTGAGCCGCGGGCAGAGTCCGCAATAATCAAAACGATTCAGAAGTACGCTCCGGTCAGCGCCGCGAGCGTCTTTTGTTGCGCGGTCGCAGCACGAAGCCGAAGACAGCCATCACAATCAGCAGCGGTACCACAATCTTGGGGCGAACGGCAACTCCCACCACCGCCATGATGATCACCACGAAAACCCAGGGAGAGACATTCGCCCAGGCGGCATCCCGGTTTCTCGTCGGCAGTGCCAGCCAGAGCGCAAACATCAACAGCCCCACGCGCATGAACGCACCGGTGGCCACATCCTGCTGGGCAAACTGATCCGGTGGCGCCAGCCAGAACAGATAGGCGGCAATCCCCAGGCAGCCCAGAGAGATCAGGCCTGTCAGAGTCCGGTTGATTGGAATTTTTTCACCTGACATACGTTTGCTCTATCACTTTCGTCCGGGGCGTGTGCGTTGATTCAGGAAGGCACCAAGGGCTAAATGATACGCGTCCGTCGTCCGAAATTTCAGGTAATCCACGTTCACTGATCCACACTGCCGGGATAGCGTCGCGCAGAATTCCTGGTACTGCTCCAGGTAACGGGCCCGTAACTGATGCGGGTCCACCAGCTGATGATGGCCGCGACGCTCCAGGCTGCGAAACTGCGTTGGTTTGCTGAACGGGAACTCTTCTTCCTCCGGCGTCACCACC is from Gimesia maris and encodes:
- a CDS encoding Gfo/Idh/MocA family protein; this encodes MSKRVRWGILSTAKIGTVQVIPAMQQGAFCEIVALASRKRELAETVASELGIPRAYGSYEELLADPEIDAIYNPLPNHLHVPWSIKAIEAGKHVLCEKPIGLSSAEGQQLLDCATAHPEIKVMEAFMYRHHPQWQLTKKLIQEGAIGDLRTIQSFFSYFNDDPGNIRNQRDIGGGGLMDIGCYPISLSRFIFAAEPQRVSGIVEFDEQLGTDRLASATLDFGRGTATFTCSTQLNPYQRVHIHGTTGRIEIEIPFNAPIDRPCKIWHQTGTDIKEIELEICSQYTIQGDLFSQAILNSSPVPTLLPDAIANMKVIEAVLESNRSGSWISI
- the infC gene encoding translation initiation factor IF-3, translated to METTQRLNDQIRISPVRVIDQDGEQLGVIPTAEALRLAMEANLDLVEVASDAKPPVCRIMDYGKLKYERKKKTSKNTKQHQVQLKEIRMRPKIGKHDIEFKLKSARKFLEQKDKVKFNIMFRGRENAHHELGRTILGDIQEQLSEIAKVEQAATMASGRNMIMVLAPRS
- a CDS encoding TolC family protein: MNFFKARIILLFAAVVLLLGPGCSRFLSNSFQEEFVESDETYQRALTQIEYPNVEDIDEGDTIGTQMPATVSSPGTPEYWDLSLQEAVKMALQSSKVLGDVGGVALNTPAGVHTKYDAAITEADPRYGVPGALSAYDTTLSASTYFEKNDKALNNVFFGGGTRLLRQDAMVVQAQLTKRAMTGTEFTLRDYIDYDANNSPGNQFPHAYQNNIEMEFRHPLMQGGGISFNQIAGPSGTPGVINGVIIARINTDISLGEFEIAVRDMVSDVENAYWDLYFGYRDLDAKIMARDSALETWRRIHALYVNGRRGGEAEKEAQAREQYFRYQAEVENALSGRLLNGTHTNNGSQGGTFQSNHGVYIAERRLRMLMGLPINDGRLIRPADEPSLAKVEFNWEETLVESLERRPEIRRQRWQIKKRELELEANKNFLKPELDLIGRYRWRGFGKNFLAEGSNVGEFDGALNSLFDGNLQEWQMGIELSVPLGKRQAHAAMRQAELMLARDRAILHEQERAIVQSLSNAISDVDRAYAVLQTTFNRRHAARQEVAAVEAAYESDNATLDLLLEAQRRQAEADGSYYRSLVEYSLAIKNVQFEKGSLLAYNNIYLAEGGWPEKAYMDAAERERLRGHVRKIADAPEYTGALSQGVYPQLLTPGEVPTEPMQPTPQTVEPTPEPVTDNFTPPPVPGVTQGTSGNPEFIQAIDFDEGPGAEKSIQNLEGTVRENESEVYFTPQSMVPPGPESGLQPNASAAGSSALTATEPQEGAVRLPTQNQPEAGVPLSVVPDTTPTLRSARQNQTLKFPLKEHSGSQDPFKNYRNAGPRWEPVPIPEAKQRNLNDFSGEVKRFPLKESN
- a CDS encoding efflux RND transporter periplasmic adaptor subunit, whose protein sequence is MTTEESSSIENLWQEIEELVLGLAQLARTDLSSQKFYSELLDRAVRGMSAQGGVLWVTDAAGQLVVQQQRGAHPETNVGASLNEQDIEQHRLLLREALHERRPHTIEPHGRWSEQHRGVNPLDENLILCPVAIEAHPTPQVGLLEIIHHPPRSFSAQEGYVRFISALCEISEDFCQHSQLQKLRELEALWEQFERFSEHVHLHLNTEQTAFIIANEGRILIDCDRLSVLQKTGKTFQLIAASGVEGIERRSETVQRLESLVTAIQSLNRPYWIMEAEEKYPPQIAEPLHAYLDLAGSRALMIFPLSHIIQETTGDTDSDVAESHLTVGAIVIEQFHETPSSHTILERGLAVSRHGGTALFNSLQFESFPFFPLLKHWSYSPLRKKQLTGRKLLTAALILAALSALLILTPADFKIEGTGSLQPVDQQNVFATADGVVDQILVRQGEQVSAETTLITLRDSDLELDSSRVRGEIQTSLKRLAVIQAARLGLNPTDANALQQANRLTAEEEELNERLKSLNEQATLLKNQQDALTLKSPITGEVLTWDLQEKLLARPVQRGQRLLTVADLKGPWVLKMEVPDSEIGHVLAAQRENKQPLSVSFLLLTDPDQTYQGTIEKIAAIAEPDADGKPVVQITVQLDHETIKGLRPGASVLPQIDCGTRSLGYVWLRRLLEAVQRELFFF
- a CDS encoding FG-GAP repeat domain-containing protein; this encodes MRTFANTILSIALIPTFLSSEYAAGEAAERGAPWQCHIIDQSSRGADGVKLFDADGDGLPDITTGWEEGGITRIYRNPGPAQVKKLWPAVTLGKTRQVEDAAWIDLDRQHVRKAVVSCCEGKTRAIYVHWPPAEKPFENSWKQEVLPASKDRMMWMFAVPAKIGLDSRGGEELVAAGKGPGAEIGWFMSKSDTRDLSTYEWITLSQAGWIMSLFAIDMDGDGDQDLLTTDRKGKLRGCRWLENPGGPIAIMGKPWKNHWVGGQDREVMFAHLVDLDQDGLQDILVVTRAPDEVLWFRRLDTGGQKWEKQVIPFPGNTGSGKGVAAGDLDGDGLLDLVLSCEHAEPPKSGVVWMRGARDGNQFRWEPQEISGPRGIKYDRIELLDLDADGDLDVLSCEERDQKKGLGVFWYENPLK